The genome window CGTTTCGCAGACCGGTGAGGCGTTGTGCCTGGGAATCCGGGCCAGACGTGGCCCCCCGGATCAGGCACCCGCGGGCGCGGAGCGCCCGGAATTCACACTGCCTCTCGGCTGAAGCGCCGCCGTGTACAACGCGGTGAACTCGGCAACATCGCATGCCGCCGGATTGAACCGCGCCGTCCACTGACGGGAGGCCTCCACAGCCAACCCCGGGACCGTCGCGGGATCCGCGCCGGCCTCAAGAAGGCTCGCCGGGATCGCGGCGAGATCCAGCACGGCCTCCAGTCGCTCAACGAAGGCATCGAAGGCCTGATCCGGATCGCTCGCAACGCCCGGCAGGTCTGCCGCATGCGCCAGATCGGCGTAGGCGCGATGCGCGGCGGTGTTCACCCCGGCGTTGAGGCGCACCACGTGGGGCAGCATCAAGCCCACAGCGGCGCCGTGAACGATCTGGAATCTTGCCGTGAGCGGATTGGCAGCGGCGTGGGCCGATCCAAGCATGGAATTCTCGATGGCGATGCCGGCAAACGCGGCCCCGAGCAACATGTGCCCCCGGGCCTCGAGGTCGTCCGGCCTGGCAATCACCCGCGGAAGTGCGTGGATCAGACGACGGAAGGCCTCGCGGGAATGCATTACGGAAATCGCATTGCGTGCGGTGGTCACCGCAGTTTCCACGGCATGCGCGAGGGCATCCACCCCGGTGACCGCCGTGACCCCCGGAGGCTGGGAGAGCGTGAGCTCCGGGTCGAGCAGGGCCACCCGCGCAGCCGCCTTGGGGTCCAGGCAGGCCATCTTCTGGTGGGTTGCCTCGTCCGCGATCAATGCGGCCGACTGGCACTCGCTTCCAGTCCCCGCGGTGGTCGGCACCGCAATCAACGGCAGCATCGGCTGCGTCGCCTTGCCGACACCCCAGTAGTCCTTCATTTCGCCGCCGTTGGTCAGGAGAAAGTTGGTGCCCTTGGCCGTGTCCATCGAGCTCCCGCCCCCCAAGCCCACCAGCAAATCCACCCCCGAACCGCGCGCCACGGCAAGACACCGGGCGACATCCATCGTCGTGGGGTTTTCGCGGACGCCGTCGTACACGGTGACTTCAAGCCCCCCCGATTCGAGCGACGCCCTCGCGCGCACCAGGTGGCCCGCGGCCACAATTCCCGGATCGGTGACCACGAGGACGCGTCGCGCGCCCAACTCCGCGGCCAGTTCGCCGAGGCGGGACAGCGTCCCGTTGCCAAAAACCAGCCGGGTGCGCGGAGTCCGATCGAACGGAGCGAGGGAGGCGACGGGGTGGGGATCCATGGCCATGCCCGACTAGTGACTGACGCACTGATGCGCTTGTTCAAGCCCGGAGTGCCGCCGGGAGTTCGCCGGCCCCATC of Verrucomicrobiia bacterium contains these proteins:
- a CDS encoding iron-containing alcohol dehydrogenase, which encodes MAMDPHPVASLAPFDRTPRTRLVFGNGTLSRLGELAAELGARRVLVVTDPGIVAAGHLVRARASLESGGLEVTVYDGVRENPTTMDVARCLAVARGSGVDLLVGLGGGSSMDTAKGTNFLLTNGGEMKDYWGVGKATQPMLPLIAVPTTAGTGSECQSAALIADEATHQKMACLDPKAAARVALLDPELTLSQPPGVTAVTGVDALAHAVETAVTTARNAISVMHSREAFRRLIHALPRVIARPDDLEARGHMLLGAAFAGIAIENSMLGSAHAAANPLTARFQIVHGAAVGLMLPHVVRLNAGVNTAAHRAYADLAHAADLPGVASDPDQAFDAFVERLEAVLDLAAIPASLLEAGADPATVPGLAVEASRQWTARFNPAACDVAEFTALYTAALQPRGSVNSGRSAPAGA